The window GCATGGAGAACCTCACCAGGCAGCAATGCCTAATTACACTTATAGCTACACACACTGTTCCTCACAGCTCAGGTtggaatgtgtttttaaaaaacgtttttatCTATTTACTTAATGTAAACTCTGTAAAAAATGTTCCGAAAGTCATACATTAACAGATTCTGAAACTACTCAATCATTCACAAAACTccaccccctccctctcattttacagatgtttggaaaaaaaaaaataagcagaagttATTTAATGTAACTTCACATTTTATCACTACCACTTTAAGATATTGGAAAGCAACCAAGATTTGGAGATAAAAACAGATCCTGAACCAGATAATATTGGATACCAATATATAAACTGATTGCTAAAGACAACAGTAGTTCTCTCTACAGTTCAGAAGCCTATTTATTAAGACATTTAATCATATTTATTAATGTGCATCACATAAGAGGATACTACTTCAACTTGTCACATTTCCTATCTTCAGACCATGTTCcacataaaaaatacttttattatacTGCACTAACTCCCACCTAAATAAGCCTAAAAATTACTTAAAtgatataattttccattttcaaaaattatattacTCTACCAAATACACTCCTCAGTGAAAAGATGACAGTAGTCCCCTTTCTGAAAGCTCTCTGCTAGTTCCGATGTTAGATCAATCACTAAGAATTTATTCAGCACCTACTCTGATTGCACTCAGTATACACTGATCTATTAAACCAACCAGAAAAAATATCAGCTCCAAATGCAAAATGATACTGTGAGGGAAAATATATGAGCCTTCTAACAGAATGCTATGAGATTCAACACTTGGACATATGAAGTTGTTCAGCtctatgatattaaaaaaaaactcaaattaaTTGTCCATCACTTTATAAAAGTTCTGATGTATGCTGCATAGTACTGTGAGGAAGGTGATTGCCATACATAAAATTAAGGCTGATTCGCTACAGGTATGGACAAAAAGCCAGAATGTCATGAGTCATAAATCACTGAAGActttatataacataaaaagtTTACATAAATATCTGGTTAATTCAGGCACAAGGGCACTTGTGTTAGGCTTCCAACTTTGCTGGATGGAGTTCGTCTAATAAAGAAAACTGTCTTAAATAGGAGCACTGTAAcagcatgaaaagaaaaaaacctttggataaaattttttgtaaaaacaactataaaaatcCAAGCTCCAAATCTCatttaaatgtgtatatgtacatatatgtatgtacacacaaacacacacatttacatGCTCTAAAGATATCTAAATTTTGCTTGCAATGCCATAGTGGTATGTATTTATGCCTTGTACTCATTTGAACTTTATTAGGGATTTTATGTGAAATGCTGTAATTCTCCCAAATTACAACAATGTGGACAACAGTGATAAGACAGACATAAATTAGTTTTAACTTTCTAGCTTTAACAATTCTGAGTGGCTTAATCCCTACAACATGCAGGACATTATGTGAAGTGCTGAATATACCCAGGGTCTACACATACAACACTCTCAGGAAAGTGAAATTTTAGAAAGCAAAATAGTTGTTAGTTTGAAAATCAATAGTATTCAATTTTCTTCAATaggattaaaaaaattgagactgatgtcaactaaaacaaaaatataatcacCCCCATCCCACCAAATAATTAACATAATACAATACAGAAACTGTTTCCACAGAAGACATGTATCAGAGAACGTTCAAAATAGAggttttttttcagagaaagaagCTGCAAGATGCTGAGGCAGTCAGAGGGCAGTCTACTAGCTATTGCACTTGTAGTGGTTTATAAAAATACTATCCACACTAAAATTTTAAGAGCTAGTAATATACTTAGCATATTTCtgcgttttctttttttccattgaatATAAATTTCTGACCTAAATTTACTAAATCATCTATACCCTGAGGAATAATAAAAGActataataaaagaaatggcAGGATTAGCTTTGTGGACCACATTATTATCCAGAAAGCACAAACTACATATAGTTAATATTCTTGGAAGCACAAGGTTTCATCAGCAGACTAAActactatattttttatttagcagTAAATTTGGTTTTACACTGTTAACATGGCCTGGTGAGCACGGAGACGTCAAAGCTGGGAGCCTGAGGTATTGCCCTTCTGGATCCACAACTGATGCACTGGTTTCCATCTCTACTATGCACAAAAGATTGTTGTGCTTCAGGAATATAGTATTCAACGGTTCTCTGTAAAGCACTTTGGAACTGTtagctatatatttttatgagattacaattaaaattatttgctaTCTTGAACTATGGAATCCCTATCCCTCTCCTCTCCATATGCACAGAACATAAAATgccatattttaaattctatctcAGTATATGCTTCGTTTCCTCAGATATTTGAAAGTATGATggtcttatttttcttccttttaactaCCTTGCATTAGGCCTGtatctgggagagaaggacagtccCGAAACTGAGACAAAGGATTCATTTAGGACAAATGCCTGGCTTTTCTTTTAGGGCAGAGTGCcatcattttctctttggagagGATGACCATTTTTCAGGCTGATACTGAATTACATACATGCTATTCTCTAAATGTGATGGTTCCAACCCCAAAAGAGTTAGTAATTATGGGGAACTAATTCTTTTTGGTAGGATGCTTAAAAAGGATAACTAATGAAATGCAAAACCAAAGCGTTCTACCTGCTCATATCAACATCTCTTTAAAGGACAAAATACTCCATGGGACCATGCCTAGCAATGGGAATAAATGAGTCTCACAATCAACTCTTTCATAAAACGTCCAATGATTTCAGTTCCTGCCCTTTTAGCAAATGTCCTGTTTTTTGCCTAAATATtagatttaaatataaacttGCTCCAAAAACAGTAAGAAAGGAAGGCACTTAAATTAACACAGCGTgatgcataattatttttttaaagacattgtGTGATGGTAAGTAGAATTAGTGAGGTCTGATCTTTCCGAGACAATACCTAAACTTTCCGTGCCTCCATGCATTTCTCCAATAAATAGGAGCACATTACAGGGCACACCCAGGCATGGGGAGGTGTAAGCACTGTAAAGGGGTAGGGTTTGCACAGCAGTTCTATTTGGGAAACTCATTCAAAAGACAAATCTGGAGTTGTTATAATGCTGCTCAAATTATCTAgcatattctaatattttaaagatttaaaattaaattttctagtaACAAAATCACACTAAGCCTTCACcacttatgcaaaaaaaaaagaagcttaaaAGATTGTTATTTACTTCCTTTTATAACTAAATCTTTAGCAACTATAATTTAGAGGAAGTTAGGTACAGAGATTAGATTGTTGTACAGCAAGTGGCAGTTGCACACCTAAATTGCAGATAGTCCCTGTGCCAGAAACCTTTGtgctatgtaaaataaaattactagaTTGACAATTTGCAAGAAACTTAAAAGTTCTCTCATTacacgcgcgtgcacacacacacagtttgaGATCCAAAAGCATGAATTAGCAGACCTGAACATATCTAAATGACAGTCATGCTTTCCTACAAACTGCCATATAAAGATCTAAGAACTTGTTTCTATATCTTGTGTCACATAAGCCCTTATTGAATATTCAAGTGACTTTGAGTAACAATTTGTATGCATTTAACCCTATTAATAATTAATGAAGCCTTTAATTTAAATTAGAACTGTACCATAGGAAGAAGAAATATGCCTGAAAGTCTACATCAAGAATTTCCAAGGAGTTAATAGAATGctaaaacctggaaaagaaaaatgggacaTTAATACTTATCAAATCCTTAAGTTAAAAACATGATTTACACAAGTTTAAGAAATATTGAAAAGGTCAAGTTCAAGTcgggggtggggaagaggagagaagtATTAATTGATTATGCATGCAGAGACACAGGGTTAACAAGCTGGTGAAGTCAAAGAATTTCTTTAGATGCCTGAAAGTGGCTCTGGCACCACTGACAAGATTGCCCTCTGACATTATAAATGAACAGTAGTGCTCTTAATCCAAATGGACTTCTTCAGTCCCATGaagttttatgaatttttaatataaaagtacAGTGAACTGCAATTATAGAGCTGCATTTCTTTGCTGGATTTAAACAAAggtaattaaatgaaaaaataactaaattaacTCATCCTATATGTAAGAGCTCCCTCTAGGTATCATGTAGCTAGCTAGACAATGCATCATTCATTCATAATCTGTGTACTAATTAATCAACTTCTCAATCTACTCAGTCCAACCATCATTTATGACCAATCTTTCTCTTCTTCAAACAGTTAATCATTCATTAATAAATACTGAATCCTTATAATGTGCAAGGGACTTGGTAGAATCCCGAAACACTGTAATACCAAAATAAGTATACTAAAAAAAGACGGCGCAGGGAGAGGGTGAGGGAGATATGTAAGATCTTATTGCTTTTTACTTGTCAGTAGTATTATTGACCCAAAGGATAAGATAACTTACTATTCTACTGAAAGTCTGATGAGATGCTTGTCAATTTAAACCATCTCTTTCCTTTTAGCAACTAGGTATTTATAGAAATACAAGTGAAGATTAACAagctcctgaaaaaaaaatcctttctgcTGCATGAGCTCATTCAAAGAGATGTAATCATACTAGAGCTAGTGAGTTTAAATGTTCACCATTTAGGAAATAAACACAATCATATACGGCCATATTAGGTATACTGTGAATGAAcatttgaaaaatgcaaattttagaaataaagtagTACACAAAAATGACATATCAGGCAGTATCCTCTTggatatttacattttcattcccTACTTAAAACTTTATTAGAAAGGCTAGAGACCAAAATATATTAGACTGAACGGCTTCAGAAAGGGGTGGGTTAAAAGCCTTGAAACACATGAAGACAAACACCACCAAAGGTAGGCAAGATGAGCTACTGTGTGGAAGGTATAAAAAGGTACCGAAGGAATGGGACATTATGAAAATTTAGTTGATGTCTCATGGAGTATCATCTGTAGTAATTTCCTGACACTCTCTCACATCAAATCCTAAGAAACACAATAACTTGGAATACTTAAAATGATTTATGGAAAAAGTAATAATGAGTAAGGCAGAGTTTGACACCACGTATCAGTGGAATGGGCTGAAcctatcctatcttctctatgtttttctttttttctctctctctctccagcagcTGAAAACTATTAGCAAATGATTTTATCTATAGAGATCTAGACAGACCCTGAGGTATTTGATTCACGAATATCTCATCTAAGTACAGTTTATATACAAAGGGCCATGGAATTATATTCAAAATGGCAATTATTTTCCCACCTAAATGCTAAAAAAGTTGTAATTTTTGCCCCAAGAGAGAagaacagcttctggggccaGACTGGACAATTTTTTTGGTGTCTTTAAGGTTCACTCAATAGTCTGCCACCTGACAAAACCCAGATCCCAAgaaaagtcttatttttttttctgttaaggtATATCAATATGTCTGTATCTATATCAAGTCCAGGGTTACTTTAACAGTGAGATAGGAGTGGTTTGCCTTTTCCTACATGTTTCTCATTACCCTGCAGATGACGTAGTAAGTAAAAAGCAGAACTGAAGAACTGGTAAAGCATGAGTATCACACTTATTTCTCCACTAATACTTTCATTCTGCACAcacaaaagacaacagaaagctTCCACCATTAAAGGAACTCTTAGAGGGGCAGCTCTTGTTCAGATTTCCTAtggatttgtatttctttctttccatttttttttttgcatgggcaggccacaggaagcaaacccaggtctccggcatagcaggcgagaattctaccactgagccaccgttgcatcgCCCTGTATTTCTTTAAAGCAAATAGAATTGTTTCTTCACTATGCATCCCTTAAATaagacagagagggaaaaatatacaaagatgAAACTGACAAAAAATATGGAACAGattgggaaaataaagaaaaaagatacgcaggaaagaagaaatatagtggtgggccacgggggctcagcaggcagagttctctctcgcctgccatgctggagacttgggtttgattcccggtgcctgcccatgcaaaaaaaaagaagaaacatagaCCATTTATAAAGAGGTAAATATATTAAGAAAGTTGAAATTACTGGTCCTATCTCCACCCTCACCCTCATCAACCTGAAAAAACTCAGCCCTTGCTACTGAAAAGATAAGATACAGCTATATGGTAGATACTTTGGTACCTCATCCCTGATAAGTTGAGTGTCAAgttcttgtttatattttaaaaataaagactgaaGAACtaatttaaacttttctttcCCCCTGGCTTTTGCCAGTAAACTAACAGTCACCTCACAAAACTTGTAGTTTATCTTGGGTATCCtaaataacaaaaacatttttaaaaaggaagattttATACATACACctggaagaaaaaagtaaagtaatAACCAAAATGGTATTTCAggtttttaggggaaaaaaagttttttttaaaatggctgAATTGTGTTTTTGGTATATACCAAATCTGAGGTAAAAGCAATCTATCAAaactagtaataaaaataaatttccagtaCTGGAATCACACAAGCtcttaaaatttgtttcttttttaaataaacatttaaaaaatggattataTTGGAAGCATGATTTTCATAAAAATCCCAATACTTCTGACTTTGGTTATGTTAGTTTATAACTTGAATAGAACATGCTAGAGAAAGAGAACTGGTTGCACTTTCACATATCCATTCACGTAGTCATTTGTTTCTCAAAGCAACAATTAGATCAGGTCATTTACATTTGTGTTAATCTTCTTAAGATGAACTGCGatataaactttttattaaaaaaacaattagctTATGTAGCAATTACACTGAGGTAAGGGATCTTTGAAACAATTAAGAGAATCGAATGAGAAGAAGCCCCATGTGAAGAAATATAAAGGATGaggagttaaaaagaaaaaatttaagactCACTGTTCAGCAGGAAGGTACTATACAATTATTTTATCCCCAAGAAATGCCAgttcttaataaataaaatgaaagatttacTGTGGATTTTTAATTCAAAGATGAAGCACAAATGATTAGCCAATAATAGCAAATGGTCCATGCAACTATGTAAAGAAGAACGGAAAATTATATTGCACTAAATGGGGAAACTTGCAGGACTCATCTGCCTCTTTCACTGGCTCAAAGTAACCAGCCATTTCTTGTATGCATTAGCAAACCTGGCTTGCTCCACATTCCGGCAGGTAGACAATACTTGATCAATAAACCTGTGCTCCATTTCTAGGCCTAGGAAGTCTGGAGCTGGGGTCCGCTTCAGTCGTTTGATTTCCTGGGAATAGCTTTGCTTGCTGGAGTCATTCAATCCATCCACCTCCATTGCCTGAGATGTGTGGGGGCCTGCTGAGATGACGTGCAAGTCACTCAAAGTCCCCCTGGGGCTGTCTGCAGGCAACAACTGGGTCATGCTGTGAGGAAGCTTACTTTTTAAGTGATGCTGAAGGTAGAAGACATGCCGCCTGTGAAAAagggaagaggggaagaaaaaaatagtgaaaagaaaatcacattcCAAAGTCAAAACTTTTCATAACAAAAAAATGTTGATAATTTCTAAACATACAGTACTCAGTCCACTGTTCCTTTCATTACCCAGAGTTTTATCTGGGGAAAGGATGAAAAACAGCTGAGATAAAGCTTCTGGGTATTTGGACAACTTATAAGCCTTATAAGCCTACTTActgatttatttataaaaagaacACTACCCCAAATGTTTTCAAGAAACATTTACCAAGATGACAAAAATGACCTGGAGTTATTACTCTTTGGTAACTATAATATGAAACAAGAAATAGCAGTTTTAGCCCAATTTCTGCCATAaagtataaaacaaaagaaaattccaagCTAATCTTACTGATATCCTAAAAGACAAGAGGTTCAGAGACAGGGGATTAAATAGCTCTTCTAAAGACTTAATCCATGGCTTTCCCCCCAATACTGGCATTAATAAGCACAACAGATCTGATCGGCTGAAGTTATTATTGTTATGTAGAAACTAACAGAACTTTCCCATGAATCCATCACTACAGCCTCCTTAAAAATCCACAAGCAGTGGAGATGTGCTGGGTTTTCTGCAACGCGTGTTAAAATACACACTTCCCGTTCTTTCTCTCTAAGGGCAGAAGTTTCCCTGTCCTTAAAATCACCAGGTGGTgttgatgaaaaacaaaaacatgtgccaaatcttcaaaatttttcattcagTGGGGGTGCATATCTACTGTATACAATAAGGTAAACGACATAAATTCTAAGTTGTTATATCTCATCTTTCATAGTAGTAACCCTAAGCCCTTAAGAGATTATTCTAACTCATTTTCCAAGCATAGTCTAGAGTAGACAGGGAGTATATAATGTGCTCATTTAATAGAGGATAAAACTAAAAGGACAGATAAGCTGCTTAAGGGGCAATGAGCTAACAGTGGAATACTGGACTGTGTTACATATTTAGGCCATCCCAACtatctccttccctttctcctcatgCCCAAATTCCATTTAATCTTTATATGAACAAAGAAAGTTTCTACTTCATTAATCTACCTATCTCacaaacacaattaaaaaaaaaatctctgagccTTACTATTAATGCGCTTCaacacaaatagcaaaaaaaaaaaattgtaacaatAAAACAACTTGCAAGTTAAGATCTTTTCACTTGAATATGTAGAACAAAAGTCTTAGttttaagaacaaaaagaatTATCTATGTTTGAACGTGCCTAAAGGGGTAATCTTCTATCCTCTGAATACATTCAGCATGGAAATAGTTAACCAAACAAACCTCTTCAAATAGCCTAGAAGACAGGCTACATTGCGGGAAACAGAAAATTCTCTGTAACTTTgaatatatacaaattttaaaacttctttccgCCTGCCTACCACAGGTAGGTCTTTTGTTTACAAATAGAGTCCTATGGCCTGAAATAGAACCCATATTTATGAAGACAGATGTGTTCTAAAGTGGAGGATTATCCCACCATCCGCCTTCCCCCTCAAATAACCTCCAAGCAAAGGGTTCACATACCTGACTTCATTCCAACACGAAATTTACATTACTGTCAAATGTCTCAGATTTAAAGTTACGTTGCTAATCCTTTCATCACTCCTTCCTACTAGTTTCGTACCCCTCCCAAAGAAAAGCtatcttttactgtcttttaataaacaaaaagtgTCAAGAGCAATTATgttaggattttctgcttgttttttaaatgcagatGGTAGCACCCCATCCCAAATATGCTAACTATCAGAATCTCCAAAAAAGGAGCTcagaaacttttgttttattctggtagtttttgttttttttgcagtCAAGAGTAAATACCACTGTCCTGAGCAATGGCCAAAAGTCTGAGTGAAGAACCTCATACTGATGATGACATGATAAAACAAactccttttcattcattcaggcaAAACTCCACAATGTGAATACCATATTTACCCAAGtagacagaaataaaatgaaagacctTTTGTGGCTCTCGTGACATACGGTTTCAtgcagaacatggcttttttccttctcttaccTATGACACCACAGTGTTTCATGGCCTGGGTAGGTGTCAATGAGATCAGTGCTAAATTCAACTTCTTCTTCTAGAAGATAGGGAAGATTTACCCTTGGTTCCTCTGTTGAACCTGCTTCTTCTTGATCTTTTGGAAGAACGAGGGCTGGCTCACTTCTCAAAGGGCTTTGCTCCAACACAGCACTGTCTATTACAGTTTGGCTAATCAAAGACTTTAACAAAAAGTGGCGGTAGTGAAATCCACTGTGGTCTGAAACGTGTATGGATGCCCAATGTTTAGTTGAAGACAGTTCATCAAGAAGAATCttgtaggaagaaaaaaaagttaaatgaaaagaGGCATTCTCATATTTTGCTGTCTTTGCTAATGTCttagatttctttttgtttcactaTCCCTACCAATATTGCTGATTTCCTTGTACACTGCTGTAAGATGAGGGTAAGGCCATCTACCTAAAGTTAATTTAAGCATTAAATGGTATTATTTATATACAATGTCTAGCATAGTGCAATCACTGTATAagctcaataaatactagttCCCTCTTTCCCTTATAAAGTGATAAgatgatattttgttttaaaagtcaCAAAATTTAAGGGCTTATTTTTCGCTCCTTTCTTGGATCTTAATTAACCGCATTTTGATTGGCATACACAAAGAAAGCCAAATTCTAAAATAATGATACACGTTAGAGTGTTTACTTACAAATAAAGTTAACGAGGAGGGAAAAATACAAATTCACATTACTTTCTTTTACAGTGAACACATCTATACTATATCTAACATATTATTTGTTCAACAAAAGACTCAATGTAATTATTTGTTCTTTCCTGTAAGtgccctgagggcagggactatgtctgttttgttcactacttAATTCTAAAGGCCTGGTACAAAAACATGATGTGTAAATGATATAATAGGATTTTTCAAGAGCTCATGATTTTCACTACTGATCTCAAGTGCATTTGACATCAATGAAATATGGGTTCGtaagaaacatgaaataaaattcagtggTGAATTGTTTAAATCTTTGTATGAACAAGACTACAAATCTTTAGTTTGCATttcaaatagaataataaaaagaaaggctACAGCTATGAAAAAATAAGTTATCTGGCAGTGTCCTGGGGAGATATCAAATACACATGGGTTTTGATCAGTAAAGGGTATATTGAAGGCCTACCACATTTCACCAGAGGGTTTTCAGACCAGCTGAGGGGGGAATAAAAAAGACATACACTTGTGAACAGTGATCACTATAGAAAGCATAATGCCAATTAATTTCTTTTACCTACTATTCAAAGGTTTTGGTCTAATGTTTTCTCCTGTACCAAGATCCTTTCCCCTCTCTACTTCTCACAGTCCCTCTGGCTAAACGAAATCTTTCTCTCTTCAGAACCTCCACAGTACTTGTGTGTTCCACCACAtacattataaaatgtttttgtacAACTTTTTATCCGCACTAAACTCTAAGTTCTTTAAGATCTTTATTCATCCCTCATTGATGTTTCCATCCACCTATAGCCACTGGCATCAGACTGGGTATGTAAgcattttatgaatgaatgaacaatttaaAGAATGAGTGACTAGTACAAAGGGATAAGATTACTTACTTCCAGGGgaagtgccaagatggtggcttagcaaggtgtgcgATTTAGtctgtcctccagaacagtttctaaataaccaggaacagtacagaacagctcccggggccacgtcagtgaccagacacacagtgtaccccaatctggaccagctggactggccgCAAGTCCCGCCAGAACTGTAAATTCCCCAAACCGTGGAGGCCGGTGCCCCTccaccacaggctgctttccagaggggaaagggaagggactttaccagcagcaggggttcAGTGCAACAAAgtttcaagtgtggaattaattcacaaattttgactattaaaaataggcccccagctcaggtgaacctggtcaaagcagaggttgctgatttttgccccggtgccaagcgggcagggctgacagaaaaagaaacaggtttttgtggctgtatctacaaaggcttgactgcattTGGATACAGCagtagggcttctcaggctgcaactgcccgaggcataggcagaaacaagcttgtttgagagcttgtctggagcctatgccttcccaaggggaggggtgaggcccaactcaggtggaatccctccctcaagaaattcagaaaccagggtttagtaatttgaagccattaaaacccgCCTAcaacctctctcctctgtctctaccacgcccccagcagggaggatttaccaaagttaaaggtacctcatcatcttatgctggtgggacctgtaggcagacaagcaccacatactgggcaggataagaaaaacagagtccagagacttcacaggaaagtctttcaacctgctggagtcagcctcagggaaaaccaacgcagatGACTCTTTACCCGACAgcaggccagtttggtctgggaaaatccggctggggtctataatagaTAAGTATACCcacctaagggtggggagggggggaaggcaccatacaagcagggcaagaaaaaaaaagcaagaactgaaaaattctcctctgttaaacaaaatctaagctagtggtccagaataagctgaactgaatgtcaaagaacagacaggcaacaaattcatccagcaagaaaaccctaggtaaaagaagtgaaagaaatctccagaataaactaattaaggtaattaaatgcctgggagctagcaaaaaataacaaatcacactaggaaaatggaagatatggcccagtgaaaggaagaaaccaacagttcaaatgaaatacaggagttgaaacaattaatttagaatatatgaacagacatggaaaacctcattaaaaaccaaatcaatgaattgagggaa of the Tamandua tetradactyla isolate mTamTet1 chromosome 2, mTamTet1.pri, whole genome shotgun sequence genome contains:
- the PTAR1 gene encoding protein prenyltransferase alpha subunit repeat-containing protein 1 isoform X1, encoding MAETSEEVAVLVQRVVKDITNAFRRNPHIDEIGLIPCPEARYNRSPIVLVENKLGVESWCVKFLLPYVHHKLLLYRTRKQWLNKDELIDVTCTLLLLNPDFTTAWNVRKELILSGTLNPVKDLHLGKLALTKFPKSPETWIHRRWVLQQLIQETSLPSFATKGNLGTIPAERTQRLIQEEMEVCGEAAGRYPSNYNAWSHRIWVLQHLAKLDIKILLDELSSTKHWASIHVSDHSGFHYRHFLLKSLISQTVIDSAVLEQSPLRSEPALVLPKDQEEAGSTEEPRVNLPYLLEEEVEFSTDLIDTYPGHETLWCHRRHVFYLQHHLKSKLPHSMTQLLPADSPRGTLSDLHVISAGPHTSQAMEVDGLNDSSKQSYSQEIKRLKRTPAPDFLGLEMEHRFIDQVLSTCRNVEQARFANAYKKWLVTLSQ
- the PTAR1 gene encoding protein prenyltransferase alpha subunit repeat-containing protein 1 isoform X2; amino-acid sequence: MYHAAYDFLSKCVVTFHLWSDLSRDEIGLIPCPEARYNRSPIVLVENKLGVESWCVKFLLPYVHHKLLLYRTRKQWLNKDELIDVTCTLLLLNPDFTTAWNVRKELILSGTLNPVKDLHLGKLALTKFPKSPETWIHRRWVLQQLIQETSLPSFATKGNLGTIPAERTQRLIQEEMEVCGEAAGRYPSNYNAWSHRIWVLQHLAKLDIKILLDELSSTKHWASIHVSDHSGFHYRHFLLKSLISQTVIDSAVLEQSPLRSEPALVLPKDQEEAGSTEEPRVNLPYLLEEEVEFSTDLIDTYPGHETLWCHRRHVFYLQHHLKSKLPHSMTQLLPADSPRGTLSDLHVISAGPHTSQAMEVDGLNDSSKQSYSQEIKRLKRTPAPDFLGLEMEHRFIDQVLSTCRNVEQARFANAYKKWLVTLSQ